The proteins below come from a single Parageobacillus thermoglucosidasius genomic window:
- a CDS encoding carbohydrate ABC transporter permease: MKRKWRETGTGYLFMSPTLFVLLLFIIGPIVFAIFLAFHKVQLLGTTTFEFVGLDNFERIAHDARAKIALWNTLKYVVIVVPCQTILALVLAATLNAGLKGQKFFRIVYFLPTLTSSAVLTLIFMWMYNQNGLINHVLKLLGLPTYNWIGDPDVALTAIMIMNIWSTAPYFMVIYLAALQDIPDSLYEAAELDGANALQKFWYVTVPYLRPVTSFVVIMGLIGTFQLFDQSYIFSGGSGGPNNSTLTVVLLIYQYAFKTLGTMGYAAALAFVLALIILTATLLQRKFSKEESLY, from the coding sequence ATGAAACGAAAATGGCGGGAAACAGGTACGGGCTATTTATTCATGTCACCAACGTTGTTCGTACTGCTTTTGTTTATTATCGGCCCGATCGTGTTTGCGATTTTCCTTGCGTTTCACAAAGTGCAATTGCTCGGGACAACAACGTTTGAATTTGTCGGTTTGGATAACTTTGAACGCATCGCTCATGATGCGCGGGCGAAAATTGCGCTATGGAATACGCTTAAGTATGTTGTCATCGTAGTGCCGTGCCAGACAATACTGGCCCTTGTGCTGGCGGCAACATTAAACGCAGGGCTTAAAGGGCAAAAGTTTTTCCGGATTGTCTACTTTTTACCAACGCTTACGTCCTCGGCGGTGTTAACCCTTATTTTTATGTGGATGTATAATCAAAACGGGCTTATTAACCATGTCTTAAAATTGTTAGGACTGCCGACCTATAACTGGATAGGCGATCCAGATGTCGCATTGACTGCAATTATGATCATGAATATTTGGTCTACTGCCCCATATTTCATGGTTATTTACTTAGCGGCATTGCAAGATATTCCAGATTCGCTTTACGAAGCAGCGGAACTGGACGGAGCCAATGCGCTGCAAAAATTTTGGTATGTGACAGTACCATATTTGCGGCCAGTGACATCATTTGTCGTGATCATGGGGCTCATTGGCACGTTCCAATTATTTGATCAGTCATATATTTTCTCTGGCGGTTCGGGAGGGCCGAACAATTCAACGCTTACCGTCGTTCTTCTTATTTATCAATATGCGTTTAAAACGTTAGGAACAATGGGATATGCCGCAGCATTGGCGTTTGTTTTAGCGCTTATTATTTTAACCGCGACATTGCTGCAGCGGAAATTTTCGAAAGAAGAGTCTCTCTATTAA
- a CDS encoding carbohydrate ABC transporter permease — translation MKKRATIGKGLLYAVLVTYAIITLIPFLWALSSSFKTLEEIVSGTISFIPKQFTLDNYKQIFLEQKMFPRWLLNSTIIAVTVTVLNLLFNSMAGYALARLQFPGKKPLFIIILAVLMIPAQVTMIPNYLILKQLGWLNSYQGMIVPTMINATFIFMMRQFFINFPKELEEAAELDGLSRLGIFFRIVLPLARPALAAQAIFVFMGSWNDFMRPLIILSDPQLFTLPLGLNSFKGQYISYWNYIMAASMVFTLPVLVIYAFFNRYFIKGISFTGGK, via the coding sequence ATGAAAAAACGAGCTACGATTGGAAAAGGACTTTTGTATGCCGTTCTTGTCACTTACGCCATTATTACATTAATTCCATTTTTATGGGCATTGTCTTCTTCGTTTAAAACACTCGAGGAAATTGTTAGCGGAACCATTTCTTTTATTCCAAAACAATTTACGCTGGATAATTACAAGCAAATTTTTCTGGAACAAAAAATGTTTCCGCGCTGGCTATTAAATAGTACCATCATTGCGGTGACTGTCACTGTGCTGAATTTATTGTTTAATTCAATGGCAGGGTATGCGCTTGCAAGATTGCAATTTCCTGGAAAAAAACCGCTATTTATCATTATTTTGGCGGTATTAATGATTCCGGCACAAGTCACGATGATTCCAAACTATTTGATTTTAAAACAGCTTGGATGGCTGAATTCATACCAAGGAATGATTGTGCCAACGATGATAAATGCCACCTTTATTTTCATGATGAGGCAGTTTTTTATTAACTTCCCGAAAGAGTTAGAGGAAGCGGCAGAATTAGATGGACTTAGCCGGCTCGGCATTTTTTTCCGGATCGTTTTGCCGCTTGCCCGCCCTGCTTTGGCAGCACAAGCAATTTTTGTCTTTATGGGTTCGTGGAATGATTTTATGCGGCCGCTGATCATTTTGTCCGATCCGCAACTCTTTACTTTGCCGCTTGGGCTGAACAGCTTCAAAGGGCAATACATCAGTTATTGGAATTATATTATGGCGGCATCGATGGTCTTTACATTGCCGGTGTTAGTCATTTATGCGTTTTTCAATCGTTACTTTATTAAGGGGATTTCATTTACTGGAGGGAAATAA
- a CDS encoding glycoside hydrolase family 13 protein — protein MKRTWWKEAVVYQVYWRSFYDSDGDGVGDLQGVIEKLDYIQHLGADVIWLNPCYESPDKDNGYDISNYYAIMEKAGTMKTWETLLDEVHKRGMKLIMDLVVNHTSDQHPWFIESRSSRDNPKRDWYIWRDKPNNWRSYFTPSAWEYDELTGQYYFHSFAVEQPDLNWKNPEVRQEIYKMMRFWLDKGIDGFRLDAIALLAKPEGFPDAADPNDICYLANNPGLHEYLREMYEQVFRHYDIFTVGEVAFVSPEEGLKYVAEDRRELNMLFHFQVCDEMPSWEPLRFKQIQKHWYDVLWGKGWNSQFLNNHDHTRQVTRYGNDKEYRVESAKLLGTMLHTLPGTPYIYQGEEIGMTGVRFSSIDDYNDIAMKNKYKEEIAKGKDPQEVLESLQPLSRDNSRTPMQWDDSPNAGFTTGTPWIKVNPNYKEINVKQALQDKNSVYYYYQKLIQLRKENPVMVYGTFCDYTENEPYIYAYTRELDDVRWLIVLNHCDHANDYELPGALAAYKREVVLGNYLDIQENGNVLHMRPHEARIYRLI, from the coding sequence ATGAAACGGACATGGTGGAAAGAAGCGGTTGTATATCAAGTATATTGGCGCAGTTTTTATGACTCGGACGGAGATGGCGTCGGCGATTTGCAAGGGGTGATCGAAAAGCTTGATTATATCCAGCACCTTGGCGCCGATGTCATTTGGCTCAATCCTTGCTATGAGTCGCCGGATAAAGATAATGGATACGATATTTCCAACTATTATGCGATTATGGAAAAGGCCGGGACGATGAAAACGTGGGAAACGCTGCTTGATGAAGTGCATAAGCGCGGCATGAAACTTATTATGGATCTTGTTGTCAACCATACGTCTGACCAGCATCCTTGGTTCATCGAATCGCGTTCGTCCCGCGACAACCCGAAGCGCGACTGGTACATCTGGCGCGACAAACCAAACAATTGGCGCTCCTATTTTACCCCATCCGCGTGGGAATACGATGAATTAACCGGACAATATTATTTTCATTCGTTTGCTGTCGAGCAGCCGGATTTGAACTGGAAAAACCCTGAAGTGCGCCAAGAAATTTATAAAATGATGCGTTTTTGGCTGGATAAAGGCATTGATGGATTCCGTTTAGACGCCATTGCTTTGCTGGCTAAGCCGGAAGGGTTTCCGGATGCCGCTGATCCCAACGATATCTGCTATTTGGCGAATAATCCCGGCCTTCATGAGTATTTGCGGGAAATGTATGAACAAGTATTCCGGCACTATGACATTTTTACAGTTGGCGAAGTCGCCTTCGTATCGCCGGAAGAAGGGCTGAAATATGTCGCTGAAGACCGCCGCGAACTGAATATGTTATTCCATTTTCAAGTATGCGACGAAATGCCAAGCTGGGAACCGCTCCGGTTTAAACAGATTCAAAAGCATTGGTATGATGTATTATGGGGAAAAGGATGGAATTCCCAATTTCTTAACAACCATGACCATACACGACAAGTGACGCGCTACGGCAATGACAAAGAATACCGCGTTGAATCTGCCAAACTGCTGGGAACGATGCTGCATACACTGCCAGGAACGCCATATATTTACCAAGGTGAAGAAATTGGCATGACTGGTGTTCGCTTTTCCTCGATTGATGACTATAACGATATTGCCATGAAAAATAAATATAAAGAAGAAATTGCGAAAGGCAAAGACCCGCAAGAAGTGCTTGAAAGTTTGCAGCCATTAAGCCGTGACAACTCGCGAACGCCGATGCAATGGGATGACAGCCCTAACGCCGGCTTTACAACAGGAACGCCATGGATCAAAGTCAATCCGAATTATAAAGAAATTAACGTAAAACAAGCGTTGCAAGATAAGAATTCCGTGTATTATTATTATCAAAAGCTTATTCAGCTGCGCAAAGAAAATCCGGTTATGGTTTATGGCACGTTCTGCGACTATACGGAAAACGAGCCGTATATTTATGCGTACACTCGTGAACTTGACGATGTCCGCTGGCTTATCGTCCTTAATCATTGTGACCATGCAAATGACTATGAGCTTCCGGGGGCGCTTGCTGCATACAAACGGGAAGTAGTGCTTGGCAATTATCTGGACATCCAAGAAAATGGAAATGTGTTGCATATGCGGCCGCATGAGGCGCGCATTTACCGGCTTATATAA
- a CDS encoding MFS transporter: MEWIETMPEQTGKKINKTGIIASLASIPLVMTLGNSMLIPVLPTMEKQLHITPFQSSLFITVYSIVAIIFIPVAGYVSDRFGRKKVIIPSLLLAAAGGVVSGWAAWKMADPYGTIVAGRMLQGLGAAGAFPIVLPLVGDLFPDDNEASSCLGMIETANTLGKVLSPILGAVLASMVWFLPFFAFPLFCSISIAMMLFLVKAPARKEEPLPFRQFVRKIKVIFRREGQWLYAIFAIGGLLMLVLFAFLFFLSSRLEDEYRIDGIKKGWVLAIPLGALCAASFLAGKRIGKNKVVMKWMIAIGGVFAGMAIIVVQFFPELWWMIALFSLAGAGIGIMLPCLDALITEGIEKKERGTVTSFYSSLRFIGVAAGPPLAALLMKSATTTFLFLLAGLSLLGSAIAWIGIKPEADNQAKS, encoded by the coding sequence ATGGAATGGATCGAAACAATGCCAGAGCAGACAGGCAAAAAGATAAATAAGACGGGGATTATCGCATCGCTAGCATCGATACCGTTAGTGATGACGCTTGGGAATTCGATGTTGATCCCGGTTTTGCCAACGATGGAGAAACAGCTGCATATTACGCCGTTTCAGTCGAGTTTATTCATTACCGTCTATTCGATTGTGGCGATTATTTTTATTCCTGTTGCCGGATATGTGAGTGACCGGTTCGGGAGAAAAAAAGTGATTATTCCAAGCTTATTGTTGGCTGCGGCCGGAGGAGTTGTATCTGGCTGGGCAGCTTGGAAGATGGCCGATCCGTATGGGACGATCGTGGCTGGAAGGATGCTGCAAGGACTTGGAGCGGCAGGGGCGTTCCCGATTGTGCTGCCGCTTGTTGGCGATTTGTTTCCTGATGACAACGAAGCAAGCAGCTGCTTAGGGATGATTGAAACAGCGAACACGTTAGGAAAAGTATTAAGCCCGATATTAGGGGCGGTGCTCGCAAGCATGGTTTGGTTTTTGCCGTTTTTCGCGTTCCCGCTGTTTTGCTCCATTTCCATTGCCATGATGCTCTTTTTGGTAAAAGCTCCGGCAAGAAAAGAGGAACCGCTTCCATTTCGCCAATTTGTGCGAAAGATAAAAGTCATTTTCCGGCGGGAGGGGCAGTGGCTATATGCAATTTTCGCGATCGGCGGCTTGTTAATGCTCGTTTTATTTGCGTTTCTTTTTTTCTTATCAAGCCGCCTTGAGGACGAGTACCGAATCGATGGAATAAAAAAGGGATGGGTGCTCGCTATTCCGCTTGGTGCGCTTTGTGCTGCTTCGTTTCTTGCTGGCAAGAGAATTGGCAAAAATAAAGTTGTCATGAAATGGATGATTGCCATTGGCGGTGTGTTTGCCGGCATGGCGATCATAGTGGTTCAGTTTTTCCCGGAGCTTTGGTGGATGATTGCCCTTTTTTCACTTGCTGGCGCTGGCATTGGCATAATGCTGCCATGCTTGGATGCATTGATAACAGAAGGAATTGAAAAAAAAGAGCGGGGAACCGTGACCTCGTTTTACAGCTCATTGCGGTTTATCGGCGTCGCCGCGGGACCGCCGCTCGCTGCATTATTGATGAAAAGCGCGACCACAACGTTTTTGTTTTTGTTAGCCGGGTTGTCTTTGCTTGGCAGCGCTATCGCATGGATAGGGATAAAGCCGGAAGCGGATAATCAGGCAAAAAGTTGA
- a CDS encoding B12-binding domain-containing radical SAM protein, whose amino-acid sequence MNIICTTLNAKYIHTNLAIRYLKAYAQPEFDIKLVEYTIKDPAINIVTDLYRRKPDIIGFSCYIWNIEESLKVIKMLKKIAPDITIVAGGPEVSYDVREWMETIPELDFIVIGEGEETFKQLLIEFYGNKNFHHVHGLAFREDGEIIINPQRNKIRLADMPSPFRFPEDIPHLPKRITYIETSRGCPFSCQFCLSSIEVGVRYFDREKIKEDIRYLMKHGARTIKFVDRTFNISRSYAMDMFQFLIDEHVPGTVFQFEITADIMRPEVIEFLNKEAPPGLFRFEIGVQSTNDEVNRLVMRKQNFEKLTRTVMMVKEGGKIAQHLDLIAGLPEEDYTSFRKTFNDVFALRPEELQLGFLKMLRGTGLRLRAKDYGYVFMDHAPYEVLQNNALSFDDIIRLKQVEDVLEKYWNAHRMDETIEYLVTNVFPTPFDFFQEFGTYWDERGWAKIGHQLEDLFRRLYEFLQTKQLDELPIIEALMKYDYLRNQKHKPRKPWWEEKTDKSLRSSLYRELLEYPERLGGEFASLQLNEKELFKHTVMEITELDIGHYMETKEVLRIPTVMIAYFDPVSLQTKIFSAPLSSFSTVTVKK is encoded by the coding sequence ATGAACATCATTTGCACAACCTTAAACGCCAAATATATTCATACCAATTTAGCGATTCGCTACTTAAAGGCATACGCCCAGCCGGAATTTGACATAAAGCTTGTCGAATATACGATTAAAGATCCGGCGATCAATATCGTGACCGATCTTTACCGGAGAAAGCCGGACATCATTGGATTTAGCTGCTATATTTGGAATATCGAAGAAAGCCTTAAAGTCATAAAAATGTTGAAAAAGATCGCCCCTGACATCACGATCGTCGCCGGCGGACCGGAAGTGTCATATGACGTGCGCGAATGGATGGAAACCATCCCGGAATTGGATTTCATCGTCATCGGTGAAGGGGAAGAAACGTTTAAGCAACTATTAATAGAATTTTATGGAAATAAAAACTTTCACCATGTCCACGGTCTCGCGTTCCGTGAAGATGGGGAAATTATCATTAACCCGCAGCGAAACAAAATCCGCTTAGCGGATATGCCTTCGCCGTTCCGCTTTCCGGAAGACATCCCGCATTTGCCAAAGCGGATTACGTACATCGAAACGAGCCGCGGCTGTCCGTTCAGCTGCCAGTTCTGCTTATCTTCCATTGAAGTCGGAGTCCGCTATTTCGACAGGGAAAAAATTAAAGAGGATATCCGCTATTTAATGAAGCATGGAGCGCGCACGATCAAGTTCGTCGACCGCACGTTTAACATCAGCCGCAGCTACGCGATGGATATGTTTCAATTTCTGATTGATGAACACGTTCCGGGAACGGTATTCCAATTTGAAATTACGGCTGACATCATGCGCCCGGAAGTCATTGAATTTTTAAATAAAGAAGCGCCGCCGGGACTGTTCCGCTTTGAAATCGGCGTGCAATCAACGAACGACGAAGTCAACCGGCTTGTCATGCGCAAGCAAAATTTCGAAAAATTAACGCGTACCGTAATGATGGTGAAAGAAGGGGGAAAAATCGCCCAGCATCTTGATTTAATCGCCGGGCTGCCGGAAGAAGACTATACATCATTCCGAAAAACGTTTAACGACGTTTTCGCGCTCCGCCCGGAAGAACTGCAGCTTGGCTTTTTAAAAATGCTGCGCGGCACCGGCCTCCGTCTTCGCGCAAAAGATTACGGCTATGTATTTATGGATCATGCGCCATATGAAGTATTACAAAATAACGCGCTTTCTTTTGACGACATCATCCGCCTTAAACAAGTGGAAGATGTGCTGGAGAAATATTGGAATGCCCATCGGATGGATGAAACGATCGAATATTTAGTAACAAACGTATTTCCGACTCCGTTCGATTTCTTCCAGGAATTCGGCACATACTGGGACGAACGCGGCTGGGCAAAAATCGGCCATCAGCTCGAAGACTTGTTCCGCCGCCTGTACGAATTTTTGCAAACAAAACAACTGGATGAACTTCCAATCATCGAAGCGTTAATGAAATATGATTATTTGCGCAACCAAAAACATAAACCGCGCAAACCGTGGTGGGAGGAAAAAACAGACAAATCGCTGCGTTCTTCGCTTTACCGCGAGCTGCTTGAATATCCGGAACGATTAGGCGGTGAGTTTGCCTCGCTCCAGCTGAATGAAAAAGAATTATTTAAACATACAGTGATGGAAATCACTGAGTTAGATATCGGCCATTATATGGAAACAAAAGAAGTTCTCCGGATTCCAACGGTGATGATCGCTTATTTCGATCCTGTTTCATTGCAAACAAAAATATTTTCCGCACCGCTTTCTTCCTTTTCAACTGTCACAGTAAAAAAGTAG
- a CDS encoding PAS domain-containing sensor histidine kinase, with the protein MSNSLSPHEEQNLMVDVKLLEEENRRLKEQLNGYSIIFERSLDAIVIFNKSGEFVDVNEAACQLFEMEKRELIGKKMTMFLDLVPPDILMFQQSMLHKFGSFSDELLVKLRNGKVKHIEFSMKKDAFNEFDLVIMRDISARKALERERIIHEFLFKDVFNRAVDGIVIFDEFGRFIDVNPAFCMSLNLEKAKLLNLSFQQFIAEECVDDFVRLLAELKEKGTAKGELSLVRFDGTVKMFELTTTSNVYSGFYMAIMRDVTERKNMEIKLQKSEERFRAIFEQAHEAILIWDDRGYILNANRAASRTFELPLNLLVRKNLLDFLDRDDEKVQRVFAQFRKTGEIRDELTFHMPNGEDKQLEFTMKQGAIDGYHLTIFRNVTERRKMEKELRESEQKFRSIFDHAMNGILLWGEDYRILDVNPIACEFFQAAKEQLLHRPITAFIPEKARKHFDKLIQQCDRCGEAYAEMDFSSGEKQKIVEFALKKEIIPGVGMIMLRDITERKELELQLRKSDTLNVVGELAAGIAHEIRNPMTALKGFIQLLQGSIKEDYSMYFNVIMSELKRIESIITEFLVLAKPQAIQYQQNDVCKIMQDTIDLISAQAMMHNVQIVADFALPIPCIYCEPNQLKQVFINILKNAIEVMPKGGEVTVRIGRLDDSHIRISITDQGCGIPQDKIKKLGEPFYTTKERGTGLGLMVSYKIIEEHQGKIEVESEVGVGTTFHITLPIERMEREGENETGIQRV; encoded by the coding sequence ATGAGTAATAGCCTTTCTCCCCATGAAGAACAAAACTTGATGGTGGATGTTAAATTATTGGAAGAAGAAAACAGACGGTTAAAGGAGCAGTTAAATGGTTATTCCATTATTTTTGAGCGATCTTTAGATGCGATTGTCATTTTTAATAAAAGCGGCGAATTTGTTGACGTGAATGAAGCAGCATGCCAACTGTTTGAAATGGAAAAAAGGGAATTGATTGGGAAAAAAATGACGATGTTTCTTGACTTAGTCCCTCCGGATATTTTGATGTTTCAGCAATCGATGTTACATAAATTTGGCTCATTCAGCGATGAGCTGCTTGTCAAGTTAAGGAACGGAAAAGTAAAACATATTGAGTTTTCCATGAAAAAAGATGCGTTTAACGAATTCGATTTGGTCATTATGCGCGATATTTCCGCGCGCAAAGCGCTGGAGCGGGAGCGGATTATTCATGAGTTTCTCTTTAAAGATGTGTTTAACCGCGCGGTAGACGGCATTGTCATTTTCGATGAATTTGGCCGTTTTATTGATGTAAACCCTGCTTTTTGCATGAGTTTAAACTTAGAAAAAGCAAAGCTGTTAAACTTGTCCTTTCAGCAATTTATCGCTGAAGAATGCGTCGATGACTTTGTCCGCCTTCTTGCCGAATTGAAAGAAAAAGGAACGGCAAAAGGCGAGTTGTCGCTCGTCCGTTTTGACGGCACGGTAAAAATGTTTGAGCTTACTACGACATCCAACGTGTATAGCGGTTTTTACATGGCGATTATGCGGGATGTCACCGAGAGAAAAAACATGGAAATAAAGCTGCAAAAAAGCGAAGAGAGATTTCGCGCTATTTTTGAGCAAGCACATGAGGCGATTTTGATTTGGGATGACCGTGGATATATTTTAAACGCGAATCGCGCTGCAAGCCGGACGTTTGAACTGCCGCTTAATTTGCTTGTTCGGAAAAATTTGCTTGATTTCCTTGACAGAGACGATGAAAAAGTGCAGCGTGTATTTGCACAGTTTCGCAAAACGGGGGAAATCCGTGATGAATTAACGTTCCATATGCCAAACGGTGAAGATAAGCAGCTCGAGTTTACGATGAAGCAAGGGGCGATTGACGGATATCATTTGACCATTTTCCGCAATGTGACAGAACGAAGAAAAATGGAAAAAGAACTGCGCGAGAGCGAGCAAAAATTCCGCAGCATCTTTGACCATGCCATGAACGGAATCTTATTATGGGGAGAAGATTATCGCATTTTAGATGTGAACCCGATCGCCTGCGAATTTTTCCAAGCGGCAAAAGAACAGCTACTTCATCGCCCGATAACAGCGTTTATACCGGAAAAAGCGCGGAAACATTTCGATAAATTAATCCAACAATGCGATCGTTGCGGAGAAGCGTATGCCGAGATGGATTTTTCAAGTGGCGAGAAACAAAAAATTGTTGAGTTTGCCCTCAAAAAAGAAATTATCCCAGGTGTTGGAATGATTATGTTGCGCGACATTACCGAAAGGAAAGAGCTGGAGCTGCAGCTAAGAAAATCGGATACGCTGAATGTGGTGGGGGAACTTGCCGCAGGCATCGCCCATGAAATCCGCAACCCGATGACAGCGTTAAAAGGATTTATCCAATTATTGCAAGGAAGCATTAAAGAAGATTATTCTATGTATTTTAATGTGATTATGTCGGAACTGAAGCGGATCGAATCGATCATTACCGAATTTCTAGTTCTCGCGAAACCGCAAGCGATACAATACCAACAAAACGATGTGTGCAAAATTATGCAAGATACGATCGATTTAATCAGCGCTCAAGCGATGATGCATAATGTGCAAATTGTCGCTGATTTCGCGCTGCCTATTCCATGCATCTACTGCGAACCGAATCAATTGAAGCAAGTGTTTATTAATATATTGAAAAACGCGATTGAAGTGATGCCAAAAGGTGGAGAAGTGACGGTACGAATCGGCCGGCTTGATGACAGCCATATTCGCATTTCCATTACAGACCAAGGCTGCGGCATTCCGCAAGATAAAATCAAAAAGCTTGGCGAGCCGTTTTATACTACGAAAGAACGAGGCACTGGACTTGGATTGATGGTTAGTTATAAAATTATTGAAGAACATCAAGGGAAAATCGAGGTCGAAAGTGAAGTTGGAGTCGGCACGACGTTCCACATCACACTTCCGATTGAACGGATGGAGAGAGAGGGCGAAAATGAAACAGGAATACAACGTGTATAA
- a CDS encoding methylated-DNA--[protein]-cysteine S-methyltransferase codes for MKQEYNVYKSELLGPIYIVSDGDAIVSVQLFEEEWLRHCQQYEMIKSNSSLLESAVQQLDEYFHGKRQTFHLPLKWKGTKFQEQVWQALCEIPYGTTVSYSDIAEKIGRPKAVRAVGQANRANELAIFVPCHRVIGKNGSLTGYAGSRIDAKALLLELEQRYSI; via the coding sequence ATGAAACAGGAATACAACGTGTATAAATCAGAGCTGCTTGGCCCCATTTATATCGTATCCGACGGGGATGCGATCGTAAGCGTCCAACTTTTTGAGGAAGAGTGGCTGCGGCACTGCCAACAATATGAAATGATCAAAAGCAATTCTTCTTTATTAGAAAGCGCCGTACAACAGCTTGATGAATATTTTCACGGCAAGCGCCAAACATTTCACTTGCCGTTGAAATGGAAGGGAACGAAATTTCAAGAGCAAGTATGGCAGGCGCTTTGTGAAATTCCGTACGGGACGACGGTCAGTTATAGCGATATTGCCGAAAAAATCGGGCGTCCAAAAGCGGTGAGAGCGGTCGGACAGGCAAACCGGGCAAATGAGCTGGCCATTTTTGTTCCGTGCCACCGTGTGATAGGAAAAAATGGCTCGCTTACGGGATATGCTGGCAGCCGCATTGATGCCAAGGCACTGCTGCTTGAGCTTGAGCAAAGGTATAGTATATAA
- a CDS encoding ABC transporter permease: MAQPSVSIAKKKQMPSLLEFLYKHGTLLAILVVIAYFGITLDRFFTYENFSDILRSISIVTLVAIGITFSLIVDGFDLSVGSTVSLATIASAAALVLYRQEILVTLLVPLLLGIAVGLLNSLLIVKLKLPDLLATLATMYAINGVQLTYTKGFSIYNDMPLPDGGTAPGKFIPSFLFIGQGEVLGIPFSVLLMLVVVIATHLFLTYTKPGRLFYMTGENREAARLSGIPVNRYRTYAYVISGFFAALGGIVLASRIGTGQVSAGASFLMDGVAAAYIGFSVFGAGKPNVIGTLFGSILMGVLLNGLTMMNVPYYAQDIIKGAILVGALALSHMQKK; this comes from the coding sequence ATGGCGCAACCGTCCGTTTCGATCGCCAAGAAAAAGCAAATGCCGTCTCTTCTTGAATTTTTATATAAGCATGGTACACTGCTGGCTATTCTCGTTGTTATTGCTTATTTTGGCATTACTCTCGACCGGTTTTTCACATACGAAAATTTCAGCGATATTTTACGGTCTATTTCCATCGTCACACTTGTTGCGATTGGCATTACGTTTTCCCTGATTGTCGATGGATTTGATTTATCCGTCGGTTCGACCGTCAGCCTGGCGACGATCGCCAGCGCAGCGGCGCTCGTATTATACCGCCAAGAAATTCTTGTGACATTGCTTGTCCCGCTGTTGCTAGGAATCGCTGTCGGATTATTAAACTCGTTATTAATTGTGAAATTAAAATTGCCGGATTTACTGGCAACACTGGCGACGATGTACGCGATTAACGGCGTGCAGCTGACGTATACGAAAGGATTTTCCATTTACAACGACATGCCGCTTCCTGACGGGGGAACAGCGCCTGGCAAATTTATTCCTTCCTTTTTATTTATTGGTCAAGGAGAAGTATTGGGCATCCCGTTTTCTGTTTTATTAATGCTAGTGGTCGTCATTGCCACCCATTTATTTTTGACATATACCAAACCGGGAAGATTGTTTTATATGACGGGGGAAAATCGAGAGGCAGCGCGGCTCTCGGGCATTCCTGTCAACCGCTATCGCACATATGCGTACGTCATCAGCGGCTTTTTTGCGGCGCTCGGCGGAATTGTCCTTGCTTCCCGAATTGGGACGGGACAAGTATCGGCCGGAGCCTCGTTTTTAATGGACGGCGTCGCTGCCGCTTATATCGGCTTTTCCGTATTTGGGGCCGGAAAGCCGAACGTCATCGGTACGCTGTTTGGCTCGATTTTAATGGGGGTTCTTCTTAACGGGCTGACGATGATGAATGTCCCGTATTACGCGCAAGACATTATTAAAGGGGCCATTTTAGTCGGGGCACTTGCATTATCGCATATGCAAAAAAAATAG